A single region of the Ptychodera flava strain L36383 chromosome 9, AS_Pfla_20210202, whole genome shotgun sequence genome encodes:
- the LOC139140014 gene encoding LOW QUALITY PROTEIN: deubiquitinating protein VCPIP1-like (The sequence of the model RefSeq protein was modified relative to this genomic sequence to represent the inferred CDS: inserted 1 base in 1 codon; deleted 1 base in 1 codon) produces MLSRSKSREPYRVLSGFCPDEQCKTKLFFPAWDTSIECTGCGQRHEKSTIKNVEQVTDPEIALHNMVRNVLLGNVVPKKGTDSVRVLGLSNYQCKLLGPLLTTYGMDKAGKAQPLRSLNQGDIFDCSILGDRAFQINREHINIVGYGRDQTGSVKYLQDTIETIHRINKYSEELLIPLHADGDGHCXVHAVSRALVGRELFWHALRVNLHRHFQNYLDRYQALFSDFIDTDEWSTIIDECDPEFIPSDGEALGLRNIHIFGLANVLHRPIILLDSLSGLSSLADYSGVFLPALVPVEKCRGKDGKLNKPICIAWSSPGRNHYIPLVGVKGAPLPRIPRWMLAKAWGMPPEHINQYVEFDVDDLCTIGGDRTLGDKYIQRLANAMEEVFVEKHEVHPALVADMHQYVYKRSGKIVGVLPEEVIEAAQKAVNDGRLYRCLTCDAISEFNISPDWFGRGGMLYNLAENTHGKLQHNKKYSFPVHGLICSYDPVKDELVPDMKSSGFSQCTWCQGNSVRVVKGDGSVVYINGDRTKTPAPDTRCNCGFKHYWDGKEYDNLPESLPVELSWSGRTVKETCYWFQYESDPSMNSNAFEIASNMVQKHFPGEFGSERLVHSVADSILKMTARKEEDYKPITLAGMQAPERPFTPEAGASRGPTSPRRSDSSSGPTSPRRSLASPGPTSPRSPMEQSPTKMILTGLKSKTFHKEELTLSEKEKEIKERVESHAALQQRRATLEEEKRKQREDWKKKQDQESKKDPLSPKHADSKKGTAGGAGSGQESAKTTAQPQRPSGKKIRLSTSDGRQLMMSLETAITYKELQMKIEHELQVPAERQKLKYGFPPRDLKAPKKAKKMSRYHYSTETRSQLKYCLIQMNPKNNPWTPSRKRVMTRQDKADRHGVVRLAQLTRISAQQAVSSCKAWKILHRNKVLI; encoded by the exons ATGTTGTCAAGATCTAAGAGCCGTGAGCCTTACAGGGTACTCAGTGGATTCTGCCCTGATGAGCAATGCAAGACAAAGCTGTTTTTCCCCGCATGGGACACTAGCATAGAATGTACTGGCTGTGGTCAGAGACATGAAAAGTCTACCATTAAAAATGTTGAACAGGTTACAGATCCGGAAATAGCCCTTCATAATATGGTTCGTAATGTATTGCTTGGTAACGTTGTACCAAAGAAAGGGACGGATTCAGTGCGAGTTCTGGGATTATCCAACTATCAGTGTAAGTTGCTCGGCCCCTTGTTGACAACGTATGGAATGGACAAAGCTGGCAAAGCACAGCCTCTTAGAAGTCTTAATCAAGGGGACATCTTTGACTGCTCCATACTCGGTGACAGAGCATTTCAGATCAACCGTGAACACATCAACATCGTGGGGTATGGACGTGACCAGACAGGAAGTGTGAAATACTTACAGGATACAATTGAAACAATACACCGGATAAATAAATACAGTGAAGAACTGCTCATACCTTTACATGCTGATGGTGATGGACATT TTGTTCATGCGGTGTCCAGAGCCCTGGTTGGGCGAGAGTTGTTCTGGCATGCCTTGAGAGTTAATTTACATAGGCACTTCCAAAATTACCTGGACAGGTACCAGGCTTTGTTCAGTGACTTCATCGATACAGATGAGTGGAGCACAATTATTGATGAATGTGACCCAGAATTCATCCCTAGCGATGGGGAAGCTTTGGGACTGCGCAACATCCATATCTTTGGTTTGGCCAACGTCTTGCACCGCCCAATCATTCTGCTGGACTCCCTCAGTGGACTTTCAAGTTTGGCTGATTATTCAG GTGTATTTCTGCCAGCTCTTGTACCAGTTGAGAAGTGCAGAGGTAAAGATGGAAAACTGAATAAACCAATCTGCATAGCTTGGAGCAGTCCTGGAAGAAACCATTATATTCCATTAGTAGGGGTCAAAG GTGCTCCATTGCCAAGAATACCTAGATGGATGTTAGCAAAGGCATGGGGAATGCCTCCTGAGCATATAAACCAATATGTTGAGTTTGATGTAGATGATTTGTGTACCATTGGTGGTGACAGAACCCTTGGG GATAAATACATACAGAGACTGGCCAATGCTATGGAGGAAGTCTTTGTGGAGAAGCATGAGGTACATCCTGCATTGGTGGCTGATATGCATCAATATGTCTACAAAAGATCTGGTaa GATTGTCGGAGTGCTTCCAGAAGAAGTGATAGAAGCAGCTCAGAAAGCAGTGAATGATGGGAGGTTGTATCGATGTCTGACCTGTGATGCCATCAGTGAGTTTAACATCTCCCCGGATTGGTTTGGCAGAGGAGGTATGCTGTACAACTTGGCTGAGAACACC CATGGGAAACTGCAGCACAACAAGAAATACTCATTCCCTGTACACG GTTTGATATGTTCATACGATCCAGTAAAGGATGAACTGGTACCAGACATGAAGAGTAGTGGATTTTCTCAGTGTACATGGTGCCAAGG TAATTCAGTGCGTGTGGTGAAAGGTGATGGATCTGTTGTGTACATCAATGGTGACAGGACAAAAACACCGGCTCCAGACACCAGATGTAACTGTGGATTTAAACATTACTGGGATGGTAAAGAGTATGATAACTTACCAGAGAG TCTACCAGTGGAGTTATCATGGAGTGGCAGGACAGTCAAGGAGACTTGTTACTGGTTTCAGTACGAGTCAGATCCCAGCATGAACAGCAATGCCTTTGAGATTGCATCCAACATGGTACAGAAACATTTCCCTGGGGAGTTTGGCAGTGAGAGACTGGTACACAGTGTGGCTGATTCCATTCTCAAGATG ACTGCCAGAAAGGAAGAGGATTACAAACCCATCACCTTGGCTGGAATGCAGGCACCAGAGAGACCTTTCACCCCTGAAGCTGGGGCATCCAGAGGCCCAACTAGTCCAAGGAGATCTGACTCCTCGTCTGGTCCAACAAGTCCAAGAAGATCATTGGCCTCACCTGGTCCAACAAGTCCTAGAAGCCCCATGGAGCAGTCTCCAACTAAGATGATTCTTACTGGTCTCAAG AGTAAGACTTTCCACAAGGAAGAACTGACTCTGAgtgagaaagaaaaagaaatcaaaGAACGCGTGGAATCTCACGCAGCGTTACAACAGAGAAGGGCAACATTGGAGGAAGAGAAGAGAAAGCAGAGGGAAGATTGGAagaaaaaacaagatcaggagtCAAAGAAAGATCCTCTGTCTCCAAAGCATGCTGATAGTAAGAAAGGAACCGCCGGAGGTGCTGGAAGTGGCCAAGAAAGTGCCAAGACGACAGCTCAGCCACAGAGGCCAAGCGGAAAGAAAATCAGGCTTTCCACTTCAGATGGAAGACAG CTGATGATGTCCCTAGAGACAGCCATCACTTACAAGGAGCTACAGATGAAGATAGAGCACGAACTACAGGTACCAGCAGAGAGACAAAAACTGAAGTACGGATTTCCTCCCAGAGACTTGAAAGCCCCGAAGAAGGCAAAGAAGATGAGCCGGTACCACTACAGCACGGAGACAAGGTCACAGTTGAAATACTGCCTGATCCAAATGAACCCAAAG AACAACCCATGGACACCCAGCAGGAAGAGAGTTATGACCCGTCAAGACAAGGCAGACAGGCATGGAGTGGTGAGACTAGCACAGCTCACCAGGATCTCAGCTCAACAAGCAGTGAGCTCATGCAAGGCATGGAAAATCTTGCACAGGAACAAG